In Paenibacillus sp. 1781tsa1, one DNA window encodes the following:
- the mglC gene encoding galactose/methyl galactoside ABC transporter permease MglC encodes MNTQMINQVKNYVTQRAIFIVLILLIIGIAIADPNFLAFSTLRDILQQSSTRAIIALGAAFILVTGGVDLSAGRVVGLTAVVSASMLQIDEYANRFFPDLPHLWVGLPILVGITAGLFVGLVNGLIVAKLHVPPFIATLGTMVAVYGLNSIYFDTEPNQSQPIGGLRPDFTVIGSGYIDLGGGYSIPYIVLIAIAVALICWVIFNKTRLGKNMYAIGGNIQAAHVSGIHVARNLVALYAIAGALYGLGGVLEAARTGGATNNYGNMYELDAIAACVVGGVSTAGGIGTVPGVMAGVLIFGVINYGLTFIGVSPYWQLIIKGLIIVAAVAFDIRKYMAKK; translated from the coding sequence ATGAACACACAGATGATCAATCAAGTGAAAAATTATGTAACACAACGCGCCATCTTTATCGTATTGATTCTGCTCATCATTGGTATAGCTATTGCCGATCCGAATTTTCTTGCCTTCTCTACACTGCGGGACATCTTACAGCAATCCTCCACACGGGCCATTATTGCACTCGGTGCAGCCTTTATCCTCGTCACGGGTGGGGTCGATCTGTCCGCTGGAAGGGTGGTCGGGCTGACGGCTGTTGTATCGGCTTCGATGCTGCAAATTGATGAGTATGCGAACCGCTTCTTCCCTGATCTGCCCCACTTATGGGTGGGTCTGCCGATCCTTGTCGGGATTACTGCGGGTTTATTTGTGGGATTGGTCAATGGACTTATTGTAGCCAAATTACATGTGCCTCCTTTTATTGCAACGCTGGGTACAATGGTTGCCGTGTATGGACTGAACTCCATTTATTTCGATACGGAACCCAATCAGTCACAGCCGATCGGAGGATTGAGACCCGATTTTACCGTCATTGGCTCTGGATACATTGATCTGGGCGGGGGTTATTCCATCCCGTATATTGTCCTGATTGCTATTGCGGTGGCCTTAATCTGCTGGGTGATCTTTAACAAAACACGTCTCGGCAAAAACATGTATGCCATCGGTGGCAACATTCAGGCAGCGCATGTATCCGGAATTCATGTAGCACGCAATCTGGTTGCGCTGTATGCCATTGCGGGTGCGTTGTATGGCCTGGGTGGTGTGCTTGAGGCAGCCCGAACGGGTGGAGCAACAAACAATTACGGTAATATGTATGAGTTGGATGCGATTGCCGCATGTGTGGTAGGCGGCGTATCGACAGCGGGTGGTATTGGAACGGTACCTGGAGTTATGGCGGGTGTGCTGATCTTCGGGGTCATTAACTACGGTCTGACATTTATCGGTGTAAGTCCGTATTGGCAGTTGATTATCAAAGGATTGATCATTGTTGCTGCGGTGGCTTTTGACATCCGTAAGTATATGGCGAAAAAATAA
- a CDS encoding ATP-binding protein produces MLSYTMKMVIFPLGCLLVILSSYVLRLTPHLAIMLLSGILLVASIYGERRYPVLRKFQWIFLGIFHYFSELNWCNMLYYMLILSMIQGKQRVAQTLPISLLFMLEYTLIRLSYVPIDAYTLLVSLFDLLTSVVIIFLYHTLINSETEKRRLREKNRFLTLHDPLTGLLNYEGYMEVLNKTVEEQRSFLLILLNVNNFSGFKKASEDPWCTVITGTGQMISNHFSEAYGISRYAGDRFAVVLPEIQDVEERMSSLLSVQLQGLQVSYSISLYPEMSDSLQHFMTVAEDRLLQQQRSKWLKNEEEVFRSERLRAVGELAAGMAHEIRNPLTAIRGFLQLSRGQAFNIAPWYEVIMGEVTRVTDLTAEFLQFSKPHANHMKPEQLGHCLERVMSLTESDAASRGHRITLEMTNEPVVINMDRDKIVQVLINLIRNAFEAMTDPGEVHMDLLQDGDAVLISITDTGSGIPENSLSTIFNPFYTTKEEGTGLGLALCQKIVQDHNGKITVHSEMGVGSTFTLHLPMEL; encoded by the coding sequence TTGCTAAGTTACACGATGAAAATGGTAATTTTCCCACTGGGCTGTTTGCTTGTCATTCTGTCCTCTTATGTTCTAAGGCTCACCCCTCATTTGGCAATCATGTTGCTTTCGGGGATTTTATTGGTAGCAAGTATTTATGGGGAGAGAAGATATCCTGTACTGCGAAAGTTCCAATGGATTTTTCTTGGAATATTCCATTATTTCAGTGAGCTGAACTGGTGCAACATGTTGTATTATATGCTCATCCTTTCCATGATCCAGGGTAAACAGCGTGTAGCGCAGACCTTGCCCATTTCACTGCTGTTTATGTTGGAATATACGTTGATTCGCCTTTCCTATGTGCCTATAGATGCGTACACATTGCTGGTATCCCTGTTTGATTTGTTAACCTCGGTTGTCATCATATTTTTATATCATACTTTGATTAACAGTGAGACCGAGAAGCGCAGACTTCGGGAAAAAAATCGGTTCCTCACCCTCCATGATCCGCTTACCGGACTGCTGAATTACGAAGGTTACATGGAGGTGCTAAATAAGACAGTAGAAGAACAACGCTCTTTTTTGCTTATCCTTTTGAACGTTAATAACTTTAGCGGTTTTAAAAAAGCTTCAGAAGATCCTTGGTGTACGGTAATCACAGGTACAGGCCAGATGATTAGCAATCATTTCTCCGAGGCCTATGGCATATCCCGGTATGCAGGAGACCGATTTGCGGTCGTTTTGCCGGAGATACAGGATGTGGAAGAACGAATGTCGTCTTTGCTATCCGTTCAGCTGCAAGGACTCCAGGTAAGCTACAGTATCTCTCTGTACCCGGAAATGTCGGATTCGTTGCAGCACTTTATGACGGTGGCAGAGGATAGACTGCTTCAACAACAGCGCAGCAAATGGCTGAAAAATGAAGAAGAAGTATTTCGTTCCGAAAGACTAAGGGCCGTAGGTGAACTGGCCGCGGGAATGGCTCATGAAATTCGAAACCCGCTTACCGCAATTCGGGGATTCCTGCAGCTGTCACGTGGACAAGCGTTTAATATAGCGCCATGGTATGAAGTGATTATGGGTGAGGTGACGAGAGTGACCGATCTGACGGCTGAATTTTTACAGTTTTCCAAACCACATGCCAATCACATGAAGCCGGAACAATTGGGCCACTGCCTTGAGCGGGTGATGTCTTTGACCGAGTCAGATGCGGCATCCCGTGGGCATCGAATTACGCTTGAAATGACTAATGAACCAGTCGTGATCAACATGGATCGGGATAAGATTGTGCAGGTATTGATTAATCTGATTCGTAACGCTTTTGAAGCGATGACAGACCCCGGTGAGGTTCATATGGATCTGTTGCAGGACGGAGACGCCGTACTCATCTCCATTACAGATACAGGTAGCGGCATTCCGGAAAATTCGCTATCCACAATCTTTAACCCCTTTTATACAACCAAAGAAGAAGGTACGGGACTGGGGCTTGCACTCTGCCAGAAAATCGTTCAAGATCACAATGGTAAAATTACCGTCCATAGCGAAATGGGGGTTGGTTCCACCTTCACGCTTCATCTGCCCATGGAGCTGTAA